In the genome of Pirellulales bacterium, the window TGGCCGAAACGCCACAGCGCAATTTGAATGATTTGTGGCTGCCGGACAATCCGCTAGTGGCGGTGCTGGAAGGCGTGGAAAAACCGGGCAACCTGGGGGCGGTGTTGCGCAGCGCCGACGGAGCGGGTGTTTCCGCAGTGATTGTCGCCGGGGGGGGCGTTGATCTTTACAATCCCAATGCCATCCGGGCCAGTTTGGGAGCCATTTTCACGCTGCCGGTGGTAGCGGCCAGCAGTGAGGAAACCATCGCCTGGCTGCGGACACAAAATCTTAAGATTTTCGCCGCCCGAGTGGATGGGGCAGTCAATTATACCACCTGCGATTTTACCGGGCCATGTGCGGTGGTGTTGGGGAGCGAAGCGGCGGGGCTTTCGGATGCGTGGTGGAGCGATTCAAAACGTGGCGATTCAAGACCCGGCGATTCAATACGTGGCGACATTACGGCCATTCGCTTGCCGATGTGCGGGGCTGCTGACAGTTTGAACGTATCCGCCGCGGCCGCCGTGTTGTTTTACGAAGCGCTGCGGCAACGACGCTAGGGCGATTGTCACATCGTTTTAGCGAGTGTAGTGATCGCTGTCTCCAGCGACCTGCAAGCGGCTGAGGACAGCCGCCGCTACATTGAAGCGAAATGCACGCTAAGCGTCCTTTTATCGCCCGAAAAACAATCCACAAATCAACAGGATGGCAACTGCCTCCCGATAATTGATCGCTCGAACAGGAAATAGATTTGAAATCAACCGGCCCCAAAATTCTTTGACAAAAAAACTGCCGATGAGGAGCATGACGGTATAACGCACAGCATCGATGGCACTGACAAACATTACGCCTTCGAAGGAAAGGCCTTTGGCCCGATCACTCAAAGCGAATAGGGCGACGCCGACGATGGCCAGGAACACAAACAGCAAGACGTTGAATTCCACGGTGATGGAGTTCTCACTTGAGTTTTCAGACATGGTGACCTCGCTTGAAAGGAATTACATGAAAAGAGATCGAAACAACATGCCGTGCGGTCCTATCGCTGTTTTATTGGCCGTGATTGGCGATCTGGAGTTTGGCCGCTTTTAGCGTGTTTTCCAAGAGCATGGTGATCGTGAGTGGGCCGACGCCGCCGGGAACAGGCGTAATGGCGCCGGCCACTTGGCGCACGGCGTCAAAATCGACATCGCCGCACAGTTTGCCATCGACGCGGTTGATGCCCACGTCGATGACCGTCGCCCCGGGCCGAATCATATCGGCTTTGACGAACCGCGGTTGGCCGATGGCGGCAATGAGGATATCGGCCTGGCGCGTGATGTCGGGCAAATTGTGTGTACGGCTGTGGCAAATGGTGACTGTGGCATCGGCTCCGGCGCCGCGTTGCACCAGCATTAGGGCGATAGGCTTGCCGACGATTTCGCTCCGGCCCAGCACCACCACATGCTTGCCGGCGGTTTCGATATGGTTGTGGACCAATAATTGTTGAATGCCCTGCGGAGTGCAGGGCAGAAACCGCGGACGGCCTTGGACCAGCCGGCCCACGTTTTCCGGGTGAAAGGCGTCGACATCTTTCAGCGGATGGACGGCGTCGAGAATGGCCTTTTCGTCGATTTGCTTGGGCAATGGAAGCTGCACCAAGATACCATGCACTGCATGCTCGCCAGAGACATTATTCAATTTGGCGATCAGGTGCAGCAAGTCTCGCTGCGCGGCTTCGGCAGGCAGGCGGTGCAGCTGGCTGGCCATGCTCACGCGCTCGCAAGCTTGCCGCTTGTTGCGCACATACACTTCGCTGGCCGGATTTTCGCCCACTAGGACCGCCGCCAAGCAGGGCGTGATTCCCGATTGCGCTTTGAACTGCGCCACCTGGGTTTGCAGCTTGACCTGTAATTTTGTGGCCAGTGCTTTGCCATCGAGCAGTTTAGCGGTCATTTAGCAAACCCTTTAGGCATCATTTGAACTGCAGAGGACGCTGAGAAGAGCAGAGTCTAGAAACCACAGATGAACGCGGATAAACACAGATGAAGTCATTTAGAAAACCGGGCAATCATTGAATCCTGATTTCTTCAAATGCCCGCATTGAACAATGGATTTTCGAATTGTCCGCTGCCAGCATTTCCAGTTTTATCTGTTTTCATCCGTGTTTATCTGTGGCTTCCTGTTTTCTGTGCGCTGCTCTCCGCGTCTCTGCGGTGAATTATTTTACAGCCAACCAGCCCAAAGTATGGCGTGCAACACGAGGCAGGAGTAGACCCCGGCCGCCCAATCGTCAGCCATAATTCCCAGTCCCATGGGCAAGTATTCCAACTGTCGGGCAGGCGGCGGCTTGGTGATATCAAAAATGCGGAAGAGAACAAAGCCTGCCAGAAGAACCAAGGGACGTGACAACGTATCGTGCGAAACAAGGAAGAAGGTGATGGGCATGGCGGCAATTTCATCCAGCACAACCATCTGTGGGTCTTTTGCGCCGCCGAGCAACCGAGCGGCCGTGGTACAGATGGGAACACCGACGATGCATACGGCAAGAACGGCGGTGGCCTGAAGCCAGACGTTTGGGATGAAACTAATGCCCCAGGCCAGCGGTAGGCCAAGCAGTGTGCCGA includes:
- a CDS encoding RNA methyltransferase, translated to MKITSTANPRVKAAAKLRNPRQRAAQGRFMINGVREIGRALDGGMKLQEVFVCLEQCDGAECQRLLRRLEKTAAVQFEVSPAVYSVLAYGSREEGVLAVAETPQRNLNDLWLPDNPLVAVLEGVEKPGNLGAVLRSADGAGVSAVIVAGGGVDLYNPNAIRASLGAIFTLPVVAASSEETIAWLRTQNLKIFAARVDGAVNYTTCDFTGPCAVVLGSEAAGLSDAWWSDSKRGDSRPGDSIRGDITAIRLPMCGAADSLNVSAAAAVLFYEALRQRR
- the folD gene encoding bifunctional methylenetetrahydrofolate dehydrogenase/methenyltetrahydrofolate cyclohydrolase FolD, with amino-acid sequence MTAKLLDGKALATKLQVKLQTQVAQFKAQSGITPCLAAVLVGENPASEVYVRNKRQACERVSMASQLHRLPAEAAQRDLLHLIAKLNNVSGEHAVHGILVQLPLPKQIDEKAILDAVHPLKDVDAFHPENVGRLVQGRPRFLPCTPQGIQQLLVHNHIETAGKHVVVLGRSEIVGKPIALMLVQRGAGADATVTICHSRTHNLPDITRQADILIAAIGQPRFVKADMIRPGATVIDVGINRVDGKLCGDVDFDAVRQVAGAITPVPGGVGPLTITMLLENTLKAAKLQIANHGQ
- a CDS encoding phosphatidylglycerophosphatase A; its protein translation is MKRQSQSSVSQSPAALVWRHPAVVLATGFWIGRVPFAPGTFGTLLGLPLAWGISFIPNVWLQATAVLAVCIVGVPICTTAARLLGGAKDPQMVVLDEIAAMPITFFLVSHDTLSRPLVLLAGFVLFRIFDITKPPPARQLEYLPMGLGIMADDWAAGVYSCLVLHAILWAGWL